In Embleya scabrispora, the DNA window GTGCGGATGGAGCGGCACGGCCGGGAGGAGCACGTGATCCCCGGCGCGGACCTGTCGGGCACGATCGGATGGTTCACCTCCGCCTTCCCGGTACGGCTCGACCTGGCCGGGGTCGACGTGGCGGACGCGTTCGCCGGAGGGCCGGCCGCCGGCCTGGCGATCAAGGCGGTCAAGGAGCAGTTGCGCGCGGTGCCGGACAACGGCATCGGCTACGGCCTGCTGCGCCGGCTCAACCAGGACACCGCCGCCACGCTGGCCGCCGAGCGGGAGCCGCAGATCGGGTTCAACTACCTCGGCCGCGCCTCCGGTACGGACATCCCCGCGGACCTGCGCGGCCTGGGCTGGGCGCCGGACACCACGCACCCGGACCTGATCGCCGCGCCGGACGCGGACATGCCGGTGCTCTCGGCCCTGGAGATCGACGTGGTGGCCACACCCACCGCCGCCGGCGACGAGTTGACCGCCTACTTCGCGTTCCCCACCGGTGTGCTCTCCCGCGAGGACGTGACCGAACTGGCCGGGTCGTGGGTCGAGGCGTCGACCGCGCTGGCCCGGCACGCCGCGACTGCCGACGCCGGCGGGCTGACCCCGACCGACGCGCCGCTGGTCGAGGTGCGCCAGGAGGAGATCGACGCCTGGGAGGCCCGGCTCGGCCGGCTGACCGAGATCTGGCCGACCACCCCCGCGCAGTCGGGGATGTTGTTCCACACCATGCTGGCCGGAGCGTCCTTCGACGCCTACCACGTGCAGTTGGTCTTCCAGCTCTCCGGCGACGTCGACCCGGAACGTATGCGTCGGGCCGGACAGGCCCTGCTGGAGCGGCACACCAACCTGCGCGCGGCGTTCGTCGAGCGGGCCGACGGCGGTCTCGTACAGGTGGTGCCGGCACGGGGGGTGACCCTGCCCTGGACCCACCTCGACCTGACCTCGGTCGGCGAGGCGGAGCGGACCGAGACGTTCGAGCGCTTCCTCGTCCGGGACCGGGCCGCCCACTTCGACGTGCGTACCCCGCCCCTGATGCGACTGGCCCTGGTCACCGCGGAGTCCGGGCGAGCGGAGTTCGTGATGACCGCCCACCACGTGCTGTTCGACGGCTGGTCGATGCCGTTGCTGATGCGCGACCTGCTCCTGCTCTACGCCTCCGGAGGCGATCCGGCCGGCCTGCCCGAGAGCCGCGGCTACGGCGAGTTCCTGGCCTGGCGCGCCCGGCAGGACGAGGGCGAGACGGCACGGGCGTGGGCGAGCGAACTCGACGGGGTCGAGGAGCCGACCCTGCTCGCGCCCGGTTCCGCCGACGTGGGCGAGGGCGGCCTCGACCAGGTGGAGATCGCCCTCCCGGTCGACGAGGCGCGCGCGTTGAGCCGCGGCGCCGCCGCGATGGGCATCACCGTCAACACCCTGGTGCAGGGTGCCTGGGCGCTGCTGCTCGGCCGACTCACCTCCCGCGGGGACGTGGTCTTCGGCGCCACCGTCTCCGGGCGCCCGCCCGCGGTGGCGGGCGTCGAGTCGATGGTCGGGATGTTCATCAACACCGTCCCCGTCCGCGTGCGTCACGCCCCCGGCGACACCGTCGCCGAGGTCCTGAACCGGTTGCAGAGCCGACAGGCCGACCTGATGGAGTACCACCACCACGGGCTCACCGAGATACAGCAGGCCGTCGGCCTGCCGTCCCTCTTCGACACCCTGGTGGTCTTCGAGTCGTATCCCATCGACCGCGAGGGCCTGACCGCCGCCGGCGCCGCCGCGGACGGCATCACCTTCACCGGTCTGCGCCCGAACAACGGCACCCACTACCCGCTGGCCCTGATGGTGGCCGCCGACCCGCACCTGGAGTTCATCCTCCAGTACGCCCCGGGCGCCTTCGACCGGGCCGCGGTGGAGGCGATCGCGGCCCGCTTCCTGCGCGTCCTGCGGCAACTCGTGGCCGATCCCGGACGCACGGTCGCCCGGATCGAGACGCTGGATCCCGCCGAACGCGAGCGTCTGCTCGTCGCGTTCAACAACACGGCCGTGCCGACCCCGGACGTGAGCATCACCGAACTGGTCGAGGCCCAGGTGGCGCGCACCCCGGACGCGGTCGCCGTGGTCGCCGAGGGCGTGTCGCTGACGTACCGCGAGCTGGCGATCCGGGTCGATCGTCTGGCGCGCGAACTGGTCGAGCTCGGGGTGCGCCCGGAGTCGCCCGTGGCGGTGTCGCTGCCGCGCACGGCCGACCTGGTGGTGGCGCTGCTCGCGGTCCTGAAGGCCGGCGGCGCGTATCTGCCGGTCGACCCCAGATATCCCAGCCAACGCCTGCGGGCCATCCTCGAGGAGGCGCGCCCGCGCCTGGTCCTGACCGACTCCGCGACGGTCGCGGCGCTGCCGGAGCACGACGCGCCGGACGTGTTCCTCGACGCGCTGGACCTCTCCACCGCCCGCGCCGGGCTCGAACGGACCCCGTACGCCGAGCAGTTGGCGTACGTGCTGTACACCTCCGGATCCACGGGCAAGCCCAAGGGCGTCGCGATCACCCACTCCAACGTGGTCAACGGCGTACTGCGGCTCGCCTCCCGGGTGGGCATGGAGCCGGGCAAACGCCTCCTCGCGGGCACGTCGATCAACTTCGACGTCTCGGCGTTCGAGATCTTCACCACCCTCGCCGCCGGCGGCGTCGTCGACGTGGTCCGCGACGTGCTGGTCCTGGACGAGCGGGCGAGCTGGAGCGGCGCGGTCGTATCCACCGTGCCGTCGGCCTTCGCCGAACTCGTCGACCGGATCCGCGACCGGGTCGAGGTGGAGACGATCGTCTTCGCCGGCGAGGCCCTGCCGCCGTCGCTGGTCGACAAGACGCGCGAGGCCTTCCCGGGCGTACGGATCGTCAACGCCTACGGGCAGAGCGAGTCGTTCTACGCCACCACCAGTACCGTCTCCGGCGACACCCGGGACTGGGCGGGCAGCGCGCCCGTCGGCACCCCGCTCGGCAACATGCGGGCCTACCTCCTCGGCCCCGACCTCGCGCCGGTGCCGCCGGGCGCGGTCGGCGAGTTGTACGTCGGCGGGAACGTGGGCCGCGGCTACCACGGCAACACCGGATCGACCGCGGAGCGCTTCGTCGCCGACCCGTTCGGCCCGGCCGGCTCGCGCATGTACCGCACCGGAGACCTGGCCCGCCGGAACGCCGAGGGCGAACTCCGGTACGTGGGTCGCGGCGACGCGCAGGTCAAGCTGCGCGGCTTCCGGATCGAGCCCGCCGAGGTCGAGGCCGCGCTCACCGCGCACCCCGACATCGCCCGAGCCGCCGTGCTCACCCGGGGCACCGGCGTCGGCACGCGGCTCGTCGCGTACCTGGTGTCGTCGGGCGAGGTCGATGCCGACGCCGTTCGCGTGTTCCTCGCCGAGCGGCTGCCCGAGTACATGGTGCCGTCGGCCCTGATCTTCCTGGACCGGCTCCCGCTGATGCCCAACGGCAAGCTGGACCGGGCCGCGCTGCCCGAGCCGGAGATCGGCACAACCGCCTACCGGGCGCCGCGCAATGCCCGCGAGGAGGCCCTGGTCCGCCTGTTCGCCGAGGTGCTCGGCATCGACCGGGTCGGCATCGACGACAACTTCTTCGCGCTCGGCGGGCACTCCCTGCTCGCCACCCGGCTGATCAGCCGGGCCCGCGCCGACCTGGGGATCGAGATACCCATCCGCAAGATCTTCGACCTGCCGACAGTGGCCGCGCTCGCACCGTGGTCGGAGGAACCGACGGCTCCCCGCCGCCCCGGTTTGCGCAAGATGACCGTAGAGGAGTGAGGCAATGATTCCGCTGTCATTCGCACAGCGTCGCTACTGGTTCCTGCACCAGCTGGAGGGTGGGGAGACCTGGAACATGGCGGCGGCGTTCCGGTTGACCGGGACGCTGGACCAAGACGCCCTCGCCGCGGCGGTCCGGGACGTGGTCGAGCGGCACGAGGTCCTGCGCACCACGTACGTGACCGACGAGGACGGCGAGCCGCACCAGCGGATCCTGCCCCTGGCGGAGGCCCTGCCGCAGGCGCGGATGCCGGTGGTCGAGGTGGCCGCCGAGGACGTGTCCGGCGCGGTCGACGAGGCCGTCGCACACGGATTCGACCTCGCGACCGAGATCCCGTTTCGGGCGAGCCTGTTCCGCTGCTCACCCGAGGACCACGTACTGGCCGTGGTGATCCACCACATCTCCACCGACGGCAGCTCGGGCGCGCCGCTGGCCCGGGACCTGGGCGTGGCCTACACCGCGCGCCGCGACGGTCGGGCACCGGAGTGGGAGCCGCTGCCCGTGCAGTACAAGGACTACACGCTGTGGCAGCGCGAGGTCCTCGGCGACGTGGACGACCCGGACAGCCTGGTCGCGACGCAGATCGAGTACTGGCGCGACGAACTCGAGGGCGTACCGGAGCCGTTGAACCTGCCGCTGGATCGCCCGCGGTCGGTGGAGACGGACACCGCCGGGGACGCGGTCGCCCTCGTGGCGACCCGGGAGGTGTCGGCCGCGCTGGAGAAGCTGGCCGCCGAACGCGGTACGACCATGGCGATGGTCGTGCAGTCCGCGGTGGCGGTGCTGCTGAGCAGGCTCGGCGCCGGGGAGGACGTGCCGGTCGCCACCCCGATCGCCGGCCGCACCGACGACGCGCTCGCGGACCTGATCGGCTGCTTCGTCAACAACCTGGTGCTGCGCGTGGACCTGTCGGGCGACCCGTCCTTCGTCGATCTGCTCACCCGGACGCGGAACAAGGCGCTGTCGGCCTACGAGCAGCAGGACGTGCCGTTCGACGTGTTGGTGGAGACGCTCAACCCCGACCGCTCGGCCGAGTACCGCCCGCTGTTCCAGGTGATGTGCGGCTGGCAGAACTACGCCCGCCCCAGCTTCGAACTGCCCGGACTCCGGGTGGAGTTCCAGCAGGCGCTCACCCAGAAGACGATGGTCGACCTGTTCTTCAGCATGGGCATGGACGAGGCGGGCCGGCTGCACGGCGACATCCAGTACTCGGGCCGGCTGTTCGACCGGGGCACGGTCGAGGACATGGCCGCCCGGTTCGTCCGGGTCCTGGAGCAGGTGGTGGCCGATCCGAGCGTGCGCGTCGGGGACATCGACGTGCTGGTCGCGGGGGAGCGGGAACGACTGCTCGTCGAGATCAACGACACCGCCGAACCGACCCTGGACCAGGACCTGTTGGCGGCGATCCAGCGGCAGGTGGAGGCAACTCCGCAGGCCCTCGCCGTGATCGGCGAGGAGGCGACGCTCACCTACCGGGAACTGGACGTCCGGTCGAACCGGCTGGCGCACTGGCTGGTCGAGCGCGGCGTACGGGCCGAGTCGCTGGTCGCGGTGTGCCTGCCGCGCACGGTGAACCTGATGGTGGCGATCCTCGCGGTGCTCAAGGCCGGCGGAGCCTACGTCCCGGTCGATCCGGACCACCCGCGCTCGCGGATCGACCACGTCCTCGGGCAGGCGGATCCGCTCCTGGTACTGGACGCGGACACGTTGGCCGGCGCGGATTGTTCGGGATACCCGGACTCGGCGCCGGAGGTGGTCGTACGGCCGGACAACACCCAGTACGTGATCTACACGTCGGGCTCGACCGGAACCCCGAAGGGGGTGGCGATCCCGCGCGGCGCGCTGGCCAACTTCGTGGCCGCGACGCGACGGCGGTTCCCGCTGTCGCCCGACGACCGCATGTTGTTCAGCACGACGGTGTCGTTCGACATGGCCAACACCGAGCTGTACCTGCCGTTCGTCTGCGGCGCGACCATGGTCATGGCGACCAGGGACACGGTCACCGAACCGTCGAGGATGGTGGCGTTCCTGCGTCGGCACGGGGTCACCGTGGTGCAGGCCACGCCCGCGTTCTGGCAGATGGTGCTGACCCACGAGCCGACCGCCGCGCGGGGCCTGCGGATCATCACCGGCGCCGAGGCGGTGCCGGTACGGCTGGCCGAGACGCTGGCGGACCAGGCCGTCGAGGTGGGCAACTGGTACGGCCCCACCGAGACCACGACGTGGTCGACCATGGCGCCGGTCAAGGCCGGGGCGGGGGTCGCCATCGGCACTCCGGTCGGGAACACGCAGGTGTACCTGCTGGACGCGCGGCTGCGCCCGGTCCCGCTCGGGGTACAGGGCGAGCTGTACATCGCCGGTACCGGTATGGCGCGCGGCTATCAGGGTCGGCCGGACCTGACCGCGGAGCGGTTCGTGCCCTGCCCGTTCGGCCCGGCCGGGGCGCGGATGTACCGCACCGGAGACCTGGCCCGGTGGAACCGCGACGGCCTGCTCGAATACATCGCGCGTACCGACCACCAGGTGAAGATCCGGGGCTACCGGATCGAGTTGGGGGAGATCGAGCACGCGCTCGCCGGGCATCCCGCGGTCGCGCAGGCGGCGGTGGTGGTCCGCGAGGATCGCGAGGACGACCGGCAGATCGTGGGTTACGTGGTGCCCGCGTCCACCGTCGGCGCTTCGGCCGAATCCGGTGCCGCGACGAGCGAGGGGCCGCGGGTGTACGACGACGAGGCGACCGTCGCGCTGCTCGCCGAACTGACCGAGCACCTGCGCGGCAGCCTGCCCGAGTACATGGTGCCCGCCTCGGTGATCGCGCTCTCGCGCATCCCGCTGACACCCAACGGCAAGCTCGACCGGCGGGCACTGCCGGCCGAGCAGACGGGCGCCGCCGTCGGCGAAGGGCCCCGCGACGTCACCGAAGAGAAGTTGTGCGCGCTCTTCGGCGAGTTGCTCGGCCGGGAGAGCGTCGGCATCCACGAGGACTTCTTCGCCCTCGGCGGACACTCGCTGATGGCCACCCGGCTCAGCGTGCGCATCCGCGCCATGTTCCAGGTCGACGTGCCCCTCAGAACGATCATCAAGTTCCCGACGGTGGCCGAGTTGGCCTCGCTCGTGCTCATCGGCGGCATCCCCGTGGGCGACAACGTCGACCCGTTCGGGGTCGTGCTGCCGCTGAACAACGACCCCGGGACGGGCAAGGAGCCGCTGTGGTTCTTCCACGGGGGAGGCGGCCTGGGTTGGGCCTACTTCAGCTTCGTGATGCACGTGCCGGACCGCCCGGCCTACGCCCTGCAATCACGCGGCTCCAACGGGGTGGACGCGTTGGCGGGCTCCGTCGAGGAGATGGTCGACGACTACATCGCCGAGATGTTGAAGATCCAGCCGGAGGGCCCCTTCTTCCTGATCGGCTGGTCCTACGGCGGCACCGTCGTGCAGGCCGTCGCGGAAGGGCTCGACCGGCGCGGGCACGAGGTCGCCCTGGTGGCCATCCTCGACTCCCAGCCGGGCGGCGAGGGGTTCTCGGAGATCCACGCCGGCAAGACGCTGGAGGACTACCGGGACGAACTCGAGGAGTTCTTCGGCCAATACATCGGCACCGACAACCAACAGGACTTCCTGGACACCATGTCGAAGGTGTTGGCCAACAACACCCGGCACATCATGTCCTTCCAGTCGCCGGTCTACCGCGGCGACGTGGTGTTCTTCAGCGCGACGCTCAAGGACGACCTGTACGCGCACATGTGGCGACCACTGGTCCTGGGCGACATCGAGGTGCACGACGTGCGCGCCACGCACCACGAGATGAACATGCCCGCGCCCGTGGCCGAGGTCATGGAGGTCGTCGTCCGCAAACTCGCGGACGCGGAGCGAGCGGCCGCCGACCGGGCGTAGCGGGGTCCGCGGTGGCCGGCTCGCCGGCTCGCGGGTTTTCCATGAACGATCGAATACATGATTGGGGTTGGTCGGGGTGAGCGCACCCGGCATGTCCGCGCCGGACCGGGAGCAGACCGCGCTGTTGTGCGTGCCGTTCGCCGGAGCGGGACCGTCGTTCTTCCACCCGTGGCGGGCAGCGGCCGCGGACCG includes these proteins:
- a CDS encoding non-ribosomal peptide synthetase, producing the protein MIPLSFAQRRYWFLHQLEGGETWNMAAAFRLTGTLDQDALAAAVRDVVERHEVLRTTYVTDEDGEPHQRILPLAEALPQARMPVVEVAAEDVSGAVDEAVAHGFDLATEIPFRASLFRCSPEDHVLAVVIHHISTDGSSGAPLARDLGVAYTARRDGRAPEWEPLPVQYKDYTLWQREVLGDVDDPDSLVATQIEYWRDELEGVPEPLNLPLDRPRSVETDTAGDAVALVATREVSAALEKLAAERGTTMAMVVQSAVAVLLSRLGAGEDVPVATPIAGRTDDALADLIGCFVNNLVLRVDLSGDPSFVDLLTRTRNKALSAYEQQDVPFDVLVETLNPDRSAEYRPLFQVMCGWQNYARPSFELPGLRVEFQQALTQKTMVDLFFSMGMDEAGRLHGDIQYSGRLFDRGTVEDMAARFVRVLEQVVADPSVRVGDIDVLVAGERERLLVEINDTAEPTLDQDLLAAIQRQVEATPQALAVIGEEATLTYRELDVRSNRLAHWLVERGVRAESLVAVCLPRTVNLMVAILAVLKAGGAYVPVDPDHPRSRIDHVLGQADPLLVLDADTLAGADCSGYPDSAPEVVVRPDNTQYVIYTSGSTGTPKGVAIPRGALANFVAATRRRFPLSPDDRMLFSTTVSFDMANTELYLPFVCGATMVMATRDTVTEPSRMVAFLRRHGVTVVQATPAFWQMVLTHEPTAARGLRIITGAEAVPVRLAETLADQAVEVGNWYGPTETTTWSTMAPVKAGAGVAIGTPVGNTQVYLLDARLRPVPLGVQGELYIAGTGMARGYQGRPDLTAERFVPCPFGPAGARMYRTGDLARWNRDGLLEYIARTDHQVKIRGYRIELGEIEHALAGHPAVAQAAVVVREDREDDRQIVGYVVPASTVGASAESGAATSEGPRVYDDEATVALLAELTEHLRGSLPEYMVPASVIALSRIPLTPNGKLDRRALPAEQTGAAVGEGPRDVTEEKLCALFGELLGRESVGIHEDFFALGGHSLMATRLSVRIRAMFQVDVPLRTIIKFPTVAELASLVLIGGIPVGDNVDPFGVVLPLNNDPGTGKEPLWFFHGGGGLGWAYFSFVMHVPDRPAYALQSRGSNGVDALAGSVEEMVDDYIAEMLKIQPEGPFFLIGWSYGGTVVQAVAEGLDRRGHEVALVAILDSQPGGEGFSEIHAGKTLEDYRDELEEFFGQYIGTDNQQDFLDTMSKVLANNTRHIMSFQSPVYRGDVVFFSATLKDDLYAHMWRPLVLGDIEVHDVRATHHEMNMPAPVAEVMEVVVRKLADAERAAADRA